The candidate division KSB1 bacterium genome includes a region encoding these proteins:
- a CDS encoding PIN domain-containing protein, which yields MNKIRFRAVLDTNVVLPSQQTTSEDSPNKEIINRWQLGQFDVLWTGDVLSEYINKLKEKNVNEELIIQFISQFIAYGEEVKVQFYHYEVYPEDAKDICFVLCALNGNGTHVITYDSHLLDLKADYLSKLGIKIATPIEFLQELRINLAKDK from the coding sequence GCCTTCACAACAAACAACCTCTGAGGATAGCCCAAACAAAGAAATAATCAACAGATGGCAGCTGGGCCAATTTGATGTTCTATGGACTGGAGACGTCCTTTCAGAATATATCAATAAACTAAAAGAAAAAAATGTTAACGAAGAGCTGATTATACAATTCATCTCTCAATTTATCGCTTATGGCGAAGAGGTAAAAGTACAATTTTATCACTACGAGGTCTATCCAGAAGATGCTAAAGATATCTGTTTTGTATTATGCGCTCTGAACGGCAACGGAACCCATGTAATCACTTATGACTCGCATTTATTAGATCTAAAGGCTGATTACCTGAGCAAATTAGGAATAAAAATAGCAACGCCAATAGAATTTTTGCAAGAATTGAGAATAAACTTGGCGAAAGACAAATAA
- a CDS encoding methylcrotonoyl-CoA carboxylase yields the protein MYRIESKIDTKSAEFQENKAAMEQAVSLLKERLDLVKQGGPPKAREVHLSRGKMLVRDRLKKLFDKNTPFLELSPLAAWDMYDNEAPGAGIITGIGVVHGREVLVVANDATVKGGTYFPMTIKKHIRAQEIAMENRLPCVYLVDSGGIFLPYQSGTFPDRDHFGRIFYNQARLSMMGIPQISIVMGSCTAGGAYVPAMSDETVIVKNQGTIFIGGPPLVKAATGEEVTDEQLGGADVHTRISGVSDHFALNDEHALEIARNIIENLDKPKRFELDVREPEDPYYDPKEIYGIVPKDLRKPYDIREVIARLVDGSRFHEFKERYGPTIVTGFARIMGYPVGILGNNGVLFSESSLKAAHFMELCAVRKIPLIFLQNITGFIVGKQYEHGGIAKDGAKMVHAVANADVPKFTVIVGGSYGAGNYAMCGRAYNPKLLWMWPNAKICVMGGEQAASVLLQVKMRALEKKGIKMSQEEQDAFMKPTLEKYEHESSAYYSTANLWDDGILDPLDTRTALGLGIAMSLNAPIPDHRFGVFRM from the coding sequence ATGTACCGAATCGAATCGAAAATTGATACCAAGAGTGCTGAATTTCAAGAGAACAAGGCAGCCATGGAACAGGCTGTGTCGCTACTGAAAGAACGATTGGACCTGGTGAAGCAGGGCGGGCCACCGAAGGCAAGAGAAGTGCATCTCTCCCGTGGCAAGATGTTGGTGCGAGATCGATTAAAAAAATTGTTTGATAAAAACACACCATTTCTGGAGCTATCCCCATTGGCGGCCTGGGATATGTACGATAATGAAGCCCCAGGGGCAGGAATAATAACTGGTATCGGGGTAGTGCATGGCCGAGAGGTGCTGGTAGTGGCCAATGATGCCACGGTCAAAGGCGGCACTTATTTTCCAATGACCATCAAAAAGCACATTCGGGCCCAGGAGATCGCCATGGAGAATCGGCTGCCATGTGTCTATTTGGTCGATTCGGGAGGCATCTTTCTCCCCTATCAATCGGGCACGTTTCCCGATCGGGATCATTTCGGCCGAATTTTTTACAACCAGGCTCGATTATCCATGATGGGCATTCCCCAAATTTCCATCGTCATGGGTTCCTGTACCGCAGGCGGCGCTTACGTGCCTGCGATGAGCGATGAAACCGTCATCGTCAAAAACCAGGGCACGATTTTTATTGGCGGTCCACCACTGGTGAAAGCCGCCACGGGCGAAGAAGTGACTGACGAGCAACTTGGCGGCGCTGATGTTCACACCCGAATCTCAGGCGTGTCCGATCATTTTGCGTTGAACGATGAACATGCCCTGGAGATCGCCCGCAACATCATCGAAAATCTGGATAAACCCAAACGCTTTGAATTGGATGTCCGTGAGCCAGAGGACCCCTATTACGATCCAAAAGAGATTTACGGCATTGTGCCGAAAGACCTGAGAAAGCCGTACGACATCCGAGAAGTGATCGCCCGATTGGTGGATGGCAGCCGTTTCCACGAATTCAAAGAGCGCTACGGCCCGACCATTGTGACAGGCTTTGCTCGAATCATGGGCTATCCAGTGGGCATTCTGGGCAACAATGGCGTGCTGTTCTCCGAGAGCTCGTTGAAAGCCGCCCATTTTATGGAACTGTGTGCCGTGCGAAAAATTCCATTGATTTTCTTGCAGAACATCACAGGCTTCATCGTGGGCAAGCAGTACGAGCACGGCGGCATTGCCAAAGACGGGGCCAAAATGGTCCATGCCGTTGCCAATGCCGATGTGCCAAAATTTACTGTGATCGTGGGTGGCTCTTATGGCGCTGGCAACTACGCCATGTGCGGTAGGGCTTATAATCCAAAATTGTTGTGGATGTGGCCCAATGCTAAAATCTGCGTCATGGGCGGCGAGCAGGCGGCCAGTGTGCTATTGCAGGTTAAAATGCGTGCGTTAGAAAAGAAAGGCATTAAAATGTCTCAGGAAGAACAGGACGCTTTCATGAAACCTACACTTGAAAAATACGAGCATGAATCCAGCGCCTATTACAGCACAGCCAATCTCTGGGACGACGGCATCCTCGACCCGCTGGATACCCGAACGGCGCTGGGCTTGGGCATCGCCATGTCGCTCAATGCGCCGATTCCTGATCATCGGTTTGGGGTGTTTAGGATGTAG
- a CDS encoding nucleotidyltransferase, with translation MKIPNDLTSLMPSLNAVQEIFKYFSDKGVIIGGVAASLLGKPRLTADVDAVIILPMKELPQLIEVAKQVGLFPRISDAEDFAHRHHVLLLRHQESGIHVDISLGMLPFELEAVERGIFYQAGEFVIRLTTPEDLIIFKAVAHRPKDLIDIQEIIKSHPRLDKKRIENWVKEFARVLEMPEIWDDISKLLE, from the coding sequence ATGAAAATTCCAAACGATCTGACTTCTCTCATGCCCTCATTAAACGCTGTGCAGGAGATTTTTAAGTATTTTAGTGATAAGGGCGTCATTATCGGAGGTGTTGCAGCGAGCCTGTTGGGAAAGCCACGATTAACGGCAGATGTCGATGCAGTTATTATTTTACCGATGAAAGAATTACCACAGTTGATAGAGGTCGCCAAACAAGTCGGACTTTTTCCACGCATATCAGATGCCGAGGATTTTGCTCATCGTCATCATGTCCTACTGCTTCGCCATCAAGAAAGTGGCATTCATGTTGATATTTCACTGGGCATGTTACCGTTCGAGTTAGAAGCTGTTGAGCGGGGCATCTTCTATCAAGCGGGAGAGTTCGTAATCCGATTAACAACACCCGAGGATTTGATTATTTTCAAAGCCGTTGCTCATCGTCCGAAAGATTTGATTGACATTCAAGAAATCATAAAAAGTCATCCCAGGTTGGACAAGAAAAGAATTGAAAACTGGGTAAAGGAATTTGCACGAGTATTGGAAATGCCAGAGATCTGGGATGATATTTCAAAATTATTGGAATAG
- a CDS encoding enoyl-CoA hydratase/isomerase family protein: MAEEIIGKTIKHSIRNKVAWVTLNRPEIHNAFNETMIGELLELYQALGKMPEVRVVVITGAGKSFCAGADLNWMGGVIKYSYEQNLNESLQLAELFYTMYSLPKPTIAMVNGAAIGGGAGMVAVNDFVIASDQAKFSFSEVKLGLVPACISPYVIRRVGENRSRELFLSGERMDAQKAFQFGFVNQVVAADQLEAAVNRLIEQLLSSGPNALAICKDLLEKVPQMSLEAAKKYTAEAIAALRVSDEGQEGMKAFFEKRKPRWVKR; the protein is encoded by the coding sequence ATGGCTGAGGAAATTATCGGCAAAACCATAAAACATTCAATCCGAAACAAAGTCGCCTGGGTCACGCTCAACCGTCCTGAAATCCATAACGCCTTTAACGAGACCATGATCGGCGAGCTGCTAGAGTTGTATCAAGCGCTGGGAAAAATGCCAGAGGTACGGGTTGTGGTGATCACGGGTGCGGGAAAATCGTTCTGCGCTGGCGCTGATTTGAACTGGATGGGCGGGGTGATCAAATATTCCTATGAGCAAAATTTAAATGAATCTTTGCAATTAGCCGAGTTGTTTTATACCATGTACTCGCTGCCCAAACCGACCATTGCCATGGTCAATGGGGCGGCCATCGGTGGTGGTGCAGGCATGGTGGCGGTGAACGATTTCGTGATCGCCAGCGATCAGGCAAAATTCAGTTTCAGCGAAGTGAAATTGGGGCTGGTGCCCGCCTGTATTTCGCCTTACGTCATCCGTCGGGTGGGTGAGAATCGTAGTCGGGAGCTATTCCTCTCCGGCGAGCGGATGGATGCTCAAAAAGCGTTCCAATTCGGATTTGTGAACCAGGTGGTGGCGGCTGATCAGTTGGAAGCAGCGGTCAATCGATTGATCGAGCAACTGCTGAGCAGCGGACCGAATGCACTGGCGATCTGCAAAGATCTGCTGGAAAAGGTGCCGCAGATGAGCCTGGAGGCTGCGAAAAAATATACGGCTGAAGCCATTGCCGCCCTGCGGGTGAGCGATGAGGGTCAGGAGGGGATGAAGGCATTTTTTGAGAAGCGGAAGCCGAGGTGGGTAAAACGATAA
- the accC gene encoding acetyl-CoA carboxylase biotin carboxylase subunit — protein sequence MFNKILIANRGEIAVRVIKACQELGIRTVAVYSEADRTALHVQMADEAVLLGPPPPLESYLNIDKIIAIAHQTETEAIHPGYGFLAENSAFAERCEQEGIVFIGPNSKAMALVGDKLRSRQTMSAANIPIIPGMQQKVANYDRLKIEAEKIGYPVILKASAGGGGKGMRIVHSPAELKDAMEAGMREAKSAFGDESIYLEKFIEQPRHVEFQVIADHHGNVVHLFERECSIQRRHQKIIEESPSTALDDELRSRMGETAKRVIKESGYTNAGTVEFLLDKNKNFYFLEVNARIQVEHPVTEFVTGIDLVKQQIRIAAGEPLPFCQEDLQQRGHAIECRIYAEDPENNFLPSLGTIHFVQEPTGPWVRVDSGLFSGIEVSMYYDPILSKLIVWGQNRNDAIQRMKRALDNYVILGIKTQIPFLKAVIEHPEFVRGNINTNFLTDHFANWRMPELDAAAISKALAIAAIHEMTNSKKPVRVEKSTHVTPWNTIGYWEILSS from the coding sequence ATGTTCAACAAAATCCTCATCGCCAACCGTGGCGAAATTGCGGTGCGGGTGATTAAAGCCTGTCAGGAACTGGGCATCAGAACTGTGGCGGTCTATTCGGAGGCGGATCGGACAGCGTTGCATGTGCAAATGGCTGATGAAGCCGTGTTGCTGGGTCCTCCCCCGCCGCTGGAAAGTTATTTGAATATCGATAAAATTATCGCTATCGCCCATCAAACCGAGACGGAGGCCATCCATCCTGGCTATGGATTTCTGGCCGAAAACTCGGCTTTTGCGGAGCGGTGCGAGCAGGAGGGCATCGTCTTCATCGGGCCGAACTCTAAAGCCATGGCGTTGGTGGGCGACAAGCTGCGCTCCCGTCAAACCATGTCGGCGGCCAATATTCCGATTATCCCTGGGATGCAGCAAAAGGTCGCCAATTACGATCGACTCAAAATCGAAGCGGAGAAAATCGGCTACCCCGTCATCCTGAAAGCCTCGGCGGGTGGCGGCGGCAAAGGGATGCGCATTGTGCATTCGCCAGCAGAACTGAAGGACGCTATGGAAGCGGGCATGCGGGAGGCGAAATCCGCTTTTGGCGATGAATCGATCTATCTGGAAAAATTCATCGAGCAGCCCCGCCATGTGGAGTTTCAGGTCATCGCTGACCATCATGGCAACGTGGTGCATTTATTCGAGCGGGAGTGCTCCATTCAGCGGCGGCATCAGAAGATCATCGAGGAATCCCCTTCGACGGCTCTGGACGACGAGCTGCGCTCTCGAATGGGCGAAACGGCCAAGCGGGTGATCAAAGAGAGCGGCTACACCAATGCGGGCACAGTGGAATTCCTGTTGGACAAAAATAAAAATTTCTATTTTCTCGAAGTCAATGCCCGAATTCAAGTAGAGCATCCTGTGACGGAATTCGTTACGGGGATCGACCTGGTGAAACAGCAGATTCGGATTGCGGCGGGCGAGCCTCTCCCCTTTTGTCAGGAAGACCTGCAGCAGAGGGGACATGCCATCGAATGCCGAATTTACGCCGAGGATCCTGAGAACAATTTTCTTCCCTCGCTGGGGACGATTCATTTCGTGCAGGAGCCGACAGGTCCCTGGGTGCGGGTCGATTCGGGGCTGTTTTCGGGCATTGAGGTCTCGATGTATTACGATCCAATTCTGTCCAAATTGATTGTCTGGGGGCAAAATCGCAACGATGCCATTCAGCGCATGAAACGGGCGCTGGATAATTATGTGATTCTCGGAATTAAAACCCAGATCCCGTTTTTGAAGGCGGTGATCGAGCATCCTGAATTTGTGCGTGGCAATATCAACACCAATTTTTTGACCGACCATTTCGCCAATTGGCGCATGCCCGAACTGGATGCAGCGGCGATCTCGAAGGCGCTGGCCATTGCGGCCATTCATGAGATGACCAATTCGAAAAAACCAGTTCGAGTCGAAAAGTCAACTCATGTCACCCCATGGAATACGATTGGATATTGGGAAATTTTGTCGTCATAA
- a CDS encoding enoyl-CoA hydratase-related protein, with protein sequence MEFRNLVIEFQEAIGIIRINRPEFLNALNIETLGEIRDAVVELNKKEDIKVLIITGEGKAFVAGADIKQMKDMTENDAREFCNLGQRVFDIIEHLDKPVIAAINGYALGGGCELAMACDIRIASENAKLGQPEVNLGIIPGFGGTQRLPRLVGRGIAKELIFTGDMIDAATAFRIGLINKVVPPENLMAEAIALAQKIATKGPAAILIAKSVINRGVDVDLAKGLLIEQDGFVQCVASGEAKEGMEAFVQKRKPNWP encoded by the coding sequence ATGGAATTTAGAAACCTCGTTATCGAATTTCAGGAAGCGATTGGTATCATAAGAATCAATCGGCCCGAGTTTCTCAATGCGCTCAATATCGAAACATTGGGTGAAATTCGCGATGCAGTGGTTGAGTTGAATAAGAAGGAGGATATAAAAGTCCTCATCATCACTGGCGAGGGGAAAGCATTTGTCGCAGGTGCGGATATCAAACAGATGAAAGACATGACCGAGAACGATGCGCGGGAATTTTGTAACCTGGGACAACGGGTGTTTGATATCATCGAGCATCTTGATAAACCGGTCATCGCAGCGATCAACGGTTATGCGTTAGGGGGAGGGTGCGAATTAGCAATGGCATGTGATATTCGAATCGCATCCGAAAACGCGAAATTGGGCCAGCCGGAGGTCAATCTGGGGATAATTCCAGGATTCGGTGGTACCCAACGATTACCGCGCCTGGTTGGGAGAGGGATCGCAAAGGAGCTTATTTTTACTGGTGACATGATCGATGCAGCTACGGCGTTTCGGATTGGTCTAATCAATAAAGTCGTTCCACCCGAAAACCTCATGGCAGAAGCTATTGCTCTGGCCCAGAAAATTGCCACCAAAGGGCCGGCAGCAATTCTTATTGCCAAAAGTGTCATCAATCGCGGCGTTGATGTCGACTTGGCAAAGGGATTGTTGATCGAGCAAGATGGCTTTGTCCAGTGCGTCGCTTCTGGCGAAGCCAAGGAAGGGATGGAGGCATTCGTGCAGAAAAGAAAGCCGAATTGGCCATGA
- a CDS encoding urocanate hydratase, translating into MDNNQIAKAMSIKLEGELPAKKEFLPGIRRAPNRGLNLTRNEIVLALKNALRYIPEEWHEVLAPEFLEELKTMGRIYGYRFRPEGRIWGKPIDEYRGIPEARGLQVMIDNNLDFETALYPYELVTYGETGQVFQNWMQYCLVKKYLEVMREDQTLVVSSGHPVGLFPSHRNAPRVISTNGLIVGAWDNPDEFKRLAALGVSNYGQMTAGGWMYIGPQGIVHGTYITVLNAGRKYLGIPADKDLKGVCFVTSGLGGMSGAQAKAIEIAGGVGVIAEVDYSRIKTRLDQGWLSRVSDDLSEVIRLMQQFKASGKAISIGYYGNIVDLLEYLDRHQIQVELLSDQTSCHAVYEGGYTPVGVTFEQGRQLLKDDPAKFRRLVDESLKRHFRAIKKLTEKGAFFWDYGNSFMASVFEAGEKSIAKNGKDTSEGFIFPSYVEDIMGPICFDRGFGPFRWVCLSGKEEDLRKTDQAAMSCIDPNKSSAHRDNYYWIKNAEQNKLVVGTKARILYADEEGRVNIALKFNELIRNGEIGPVMIGRDHHDVSGTDSPYRETANIYDGSRTTADMSVQCFGGNIARGMTLVVLSNGGGVGIGRASNGGNGIFLDGSERVDQIIKTGLSWDVMGGVARRSWARNEPALETALNWNLNHRDSGHITLPFIPKEGLVESLIEKHLG; encoded by the coding sequence ATGGATAACAATCAAATAGCCAAAGCGATGAGCATCAAGCTGGAGGGAGAATTGCCAGCAAAAAAGGAATTTTTGCCTGGCATCCGGCGCGCCCCTAATCGCGGGTTAAACCTAACTCGCAATGAGATCGTGCTCGCTTTGAAAAATGCACTTCGGTATATTCCAGAAGAATGGCACGAAGTTTTGGCTCCAGAATTTCTTGAAGAATTGAAAACTATGGGGAGAATTTATGGCTATCGCTTTCGTCCTGAGGGGCGCATTTGGGGGAAGCCAATTGATGAATATCGTGGCATCCCAGAGGCAAGAGGCTTACAGGTCATGATCGACAACAATCTCGATTTCGAGACGGCGCTTTATCCTTACGAACTGGTCACCTATGGCGAGACCGGCCAGGTCTTCCAGAACTGGATGCAATATTGTCTGGTCAAAAAATATTTGGAAGTCATGAGAGAAGACCAAACCCTGGTCGTGAGCTCTGGGCATCCAGTCGGCTTATTTCCCTCTCATCGGAATGCTCCACGGGTTATCTCAACAAATGGATTGATCGTTGGAGCATGGGACAATCCCGATGAATTCAAAAGGTTGGCAGCATTGGGCGTTTCCAACTACGGTCAGATGACCGCGGGAGGGTGGATGTATATTGGGCCCCAAGGGATCGTGCATGGCACCTATATCACGGTATTGAATGCGGGGAGGAAATACTTGGGTATCCCTGCCGATAAGGATTTAAAGGGCGTATGTTTCGTGACCTCTGGTTTGGGCGGGATGTCGGGCGCTCAAGCAAAGGCGATCGAGATCGCCGGTGGCGTGGGTGTCATTGCCGAGGTCGACTATAGCCGGATCAAGACGCGATTGGATCAAGGGTGGTTGAGTCGAGTTTCTGATGATCTTTCAGAGGTCATTCGCTTAATGCAGCAATTCAAGGCCTCTGGAAAGGCGATCTCCATTGGGTATTATGGAAATATTGTCGATCTATTGGAGTATTTGGATCGCCATCAGATCCAAGTGGAGCTTTTGTCGGATCAGACATCTTGTCATGCCGTCTACGAAGGCGGATACACACCAGTTGGCGTAACCTTTGAGCAGGGACGCCAATTACTCAAAGACGATCCTGCGAAATTTCGACGGTTAGTTGATGAATCTTTGAAGCGACATTTCAGGGCGATCAAAAAGCTGACGGAGAAAGGCGCGTTTTTCTGGGATTACGGCAATAGCTTCATGGCTTCGGTATTTGAAGCAGGGGAGAAGTCGATCGCTAAAAATGGCAAGGATACTTCAGAAGGATTTATCTTTCCATCTTATGTTGAAGATATCATGGGACCGATCTGTTTCGATCGCGGTTTCGGTCCGTTCCGCTGGGTATGTCTCAGTGGTAAGGAGGAAGATTTACGCAAGACTGATCAAGCTGCTATGTCCTGCATTGATCCGAACAAGAGTTCTGCGCATCGGGATAATTATTATTGGATCAAAAATGCTGAGCAAAACAAATTGGTGGTGGGTACCAAAGCCCGCATCCTTTATGCCGATGAAGAGGGGCGTGTCAACATTGCGCTGAAATTCAATGAGCTGATTCGGAACGGAGAGATCGGACCGGTGATGATTGGTAGAGACCATCACGATGTTTCGGGCACGGATTCGCCATATCGGGAGACAGCGAATATCTATGACGGGAGTCGGACAACTGCGGATATGTCGGTTCAATGTTTTGGGGGCAATATCGCTCGCGGTATGACGCTGGTGGTTCTATCGAATGGCGGTGGTGTCGGCATTGGCCGAGCCAGCAACGGTGGTAATGGTATTTTCCTGGACGGCAGTGAACGAGTAGATCAAATTATCAAAACGGGCCTATCCTGGGATGTAATGGGCGGCGTTGCCCGAAGAAGCTGGGCCAGAAATGAACCTGCTTTGGAAACCGCATTGAATTGGAATTTGAATCACAGAGATTCCGGGCATATTACGCTTCCGTTCATTCCAAAAGAAGGACTGGTGGAATCGTTGATTGAGAAACATCTTGGGTGA
- a CDS encoding DUF1565 domain-containing protein, with amino-acid sequence MVPCQIEKRTFKDFSFTIKFMALRLCPFLMMLCVGMIETPVEAKTYFVNMSNGNDRNSGLSKDSAFKTITKAVSILVAGDSCLVQTGQYPERVEVRQSGRLNQPIVIKADGAVTVRGFNVNGSYIHIIGFEITNTIFDAQNGTGIFLEASFCQIENNYIHDVPRIGIYINAEPGDSPNIANNTVRGNRIYRAATAGIFVAGRNHLIESNDISRTIQYPPGWRNPPGSPDADGIRFFGAGHIIRRNFIHDIWLSDPENIDPHIDCFQTWGPARDIIFEQNFGINRNDGMQGFMISDANGTVSNLTITNNVIIAFRIVNAHNCKGITIVHNTFKSELNFKSESGYGIELHHTTKARIENNLFYDIGQHQYSYLWKDAGSESGLRVGYNAIFMSDGRPPAGTASSHDIWQLDPKLIDPNQYNFRPRPSSPLIDSASASNIFYDFDGIPRPQGSGFDIGAFEYDPIDAPTNVRVRGL; translated from the coding sequence ATGGTACCGTGCCAAATCGAAAAGCGAACATTTAAAGATTTCTCGTTTACGATCAAATTCATGGCGCTGAGGTTATGCCCATTTTTAATGATGCTATGTGTCGGTATGATAGAGACACCTGTTGAAGCAAAAACCTATTTTGTCAACATGAGTAATGGGAATGACCGAAATAGCGGTCTCTCAAAAGATTCAGCGTTTAAAACGATCACGAAAGCGGTTTCGATTTTGGTGGCTGGAGATAGTTGTCTGGTTCAAACTGGGCAATACCCTGAGCGGGTAGAGGTGCGGCAATCTGGTAGATTGAATCAACCGATCGTGATCAAAGCTGATGGTGCAGTAACCGTTCGCGGATTTAATGTGAACGGCAGTTACATTCATATTATCGGGTTTGAGATCACTAATACGATATTTGATGCCCAAAATGGGACAGGTATTTTCCTTGAGGCCAGCTTCTGTCAAATTGAGAACAACTATATCCATGATGTTCCTCGGATTGGTATCTATATTAACGCCGAGCCAGGTGACTCGCCCAACATCGCCAATAATACGGTCCGAGGCAATCGCATCTATCGGGCAGCGACAGCTGGTATCTTTGTAGCGGGGAGAAATCATCTCATCGAATCAAACGACATTAGTCGCACGATTCAATATCCACCTGGCTGGAGAAATCCACCTGGTTCGCCAGATGCCGACGGGATTCGTTTTTTTGGTGCGGGGCATATCATTCGGCGCAATTTCATTCATGACATCTGGCTTTCTGATCCGGAAAATATCGATCCCCATATCGATTGTTTTCAAACTTGGGGACCAGCCCGAGATATCATTTTTGAGCAAAATTTCGGCATCAATAGGAATGATGGCATGCAAGGCTTTATGATTTCGGATGCAAATGGAACTGTGAGCAATTTGACCATTACCAATAACGTCATCATTGCCTTCCGCATTGTCAACGCCCACAATTGCAAGGGAATTACGATCGTTCATAATACTTTTAAAAGCGAACTGAATTTCAAATCGGAAAGCGGCTATGGGATTGAGCTCCATCATACGACAAAAGCCCGGATCGAAAATAATCTGTTTTATGATATCGGTCAGCACCAATATTCATATCTTTGGAAAGATGCGGGTTCCGAATCAGGACTTCGGGTGGGATATAATGCGATTTTTATGAGCGATGGGCGGCCGCCGGCTGGCACGGCGTCGAGTCATGACATCTGGCAACTCGATCCAAAGTTGATCGATCCAAATCAATACAATTTTCGTCCTCGCCCCAGTTCTCCGTTGATCGATTCAGCTAGTGCATCGAACATCTTCTATGATTTTGATGGCATCCCGCGTCCGCAAGGATCAGGATTTGATATCGGCGCTTTTGAATATGATCCCATCGACGCACCAACGAATGTGAGAGTCCGGGGACTATAG
- a CDS encoding O-antigen ligase family protein translates to MNIDFITQLLLAGIVTVAAAYFIAIGIKRFELAIIGVTFSPFLAALFSMNSGESELTASETTGSYVRIGLLFLMGLVGMIKWFQHRAVKSEKLPTPLKMLGAFLIVAVLSTSYSIDPAYTLIRSSSFVALFIFLLGLYEWLNEQQRFNRVIQSLFFVLICILAINAASLVFLGESAWWIKNPSRFSGVWGHPNTMGAFCMICYPIALWHMARIKSWHKLWVLLFILIAAGLHLITGSRSSILAGMLAVVTWFFVTKQKMKPIVLSVLVAGIVMLLIETTPIEQSFERTVNRDKSITTLTGRSDFWIESLELIMERPLMGYGFGTAGKILAESELYNPDLRLWSGSAKTSLHNGYLTVASGVGVFGALIWIALLMMPLWQMQKLNPLPARAVIMAILLSCLLLNFVEDAINAGTSVPALIFWMAWTAAIRMEHLETNQTASPGGRIERLGKQKEQIPSIVADQI, encoded by the coding sequence ATGAATATCGATTTCATCACCCAACTTCTTTTAGCAGGAATCGTAACGGTTGCGGCGGCCTATTTTATCGCCATCGGAATTAAACGTTTTGAGCTCGCTATTATTGGCGTTACCTTTTCCCCATTCTTAGCTGCTCTGTTTTCGATGAATTCAGGCGAAAGCGAACTCACTGCCAGCGAAACCACTGGGTCTTATGTAAGAATTGGGTTGCTTTTTCTGATGGGTTTGGTCGGTATGATCAAATGGTTTCAGCATCGAGCAGTTAAATCTGAAAAACTGCCAACCCCGCTGAAAATGCTTGGCGCATTTTTGATCGTTGCGGTTCTATCAACCAGCTATTCGATCGATCCAGCCTATACCCTGATTCGTTCAAGTTCGTTTGTCGCTTTATTCATCTTTTTATTGGGGCTTTATGAGTGGCTCAATGAGCAACAGCGCTTCAATCGAGTGATTCAATCACTCTTTTTTGTATTGATCTGTATTCTTGCAATCAATGCAGCTTCGCTTGTATTTTTGGGGGAATCAGCATGGTGGATTAAAAATCCCAGTCGCTTCTCTGGGGTATGGGGACATCCCAATACTATGGGCGCGTTCTGTATGATCTGTTATCCAATTGCGCTGTGGCATATGGCTCGGATCAAGTCGTGGCACAAGTTATGGGTCTTGCTATTCATCCTCATTGCAGCGGGTTTGCATTTAATTACTGGCTCGCGCAGCTCAATTTTAGCAGGAATGCTCGCTGTGGTGACGTGGTTTTTTGTTACGAAACAGAAAATGAAGCCGATCGTTCTTTCCGTGCTGGTCGCTGGGATTGTGATGCTATTGATCGAGACCACTCCAATTGAGCAATCCTTTGAAAGAACCGTAAATAGAGATAAATCTATTACCACGTTGACAGGGCGCTCTGATTTCTGGATTGAAAGTCTGGAGCTCATTATGGAGCGACCATTGATGGGATATGGATTTGGGACGGCTGGGAAAATATTGGCCGAGTCTGAATTATATAATCCAGACCTTCGACTTTGGAGCGGCAGCGCAAAAACCTCGCTTCATAATGGCTATTTAACGGTTGCGAGCGGGGTGGGGGTATTTGGAGCGCTCATCTGGATCGCTTTATTGATGATGCCATTATGGCAGATGCAAAAGTTGAACCCGCTTCCAGCGAGAGCGGTCATTATGGCGATATTGCTGAGTTGTCTGTTACTAAACTTTGTGGAAGATGCCATCAATGCGGGCACTTCAGTACCTGCATTGATTTTTTGGATGGCCTGGACCGCCGCGATTCGAATGGAGCATCTCGAAACAAATCAAACCGCTTCGCCAGGAGGGAGGATAGAGAGGTTAGGGAAACAAAAAGAACAGATCCCCTCCATCGTTGCAGACCAAATCTGA